The genomic region CGCGCGGGAGGGCCATACCGGCAGCGTCACCGCGGCGGCGCGGGTCCTGGCGGCGGAGGGCGCGACGGGCGTGCTCACCGTGCCTGGCGACGTTCCCGCGGTGACCGCGGCCGAGGTGGAGGCGCTCGCCGCGGCGCACGGCCCGGCGCCCGCCTTCACCATCGCGCCGGCGCATGACGAGAAAGGCTCGAACGGCGTGGTGCTCTCGCCGCCCGGCGTCGTACCGCTGCGCTTCGGCGATGACAGCTATTTCCCGAATCTGACGGCGGCGCGGGCGCGGGGGCTGGAGCCGCGCGTGGTGCGCCTGCCCGGCCTCGCCATGGATATCGACCAC from Longimicrobium sp. harbors:
- the cofC gene encoding 2-phospho-L-lactate guanylyltransferase, producing the protein MSLWAILPVKEMEGSKQRLSPLLSPAERVALMRVMVAEVLDALCVARGLAGMSVVTLDAWAAAEARRRGARVITKGAREGHTGSVTAAARVLAAEGATGVLTVPGDVPAVTAAEVEALAAAHGPAPAFTIAPAHDEKGSNGVVLSPPGVVPLRFGDDSYFPNLTAARARGLEPRVVRLPGLAMDIDHPADVAVFARLDVARGTRTLAWLREAGILSGL